From a region of the Pseudomonas fulva 12-X genome:
- a CDS encoding universal stress protein: MKLETLLVVIDPSQPSHPALERAAWLARRSQASLHVLLVEYSAALDGSALEQSLQNRARDALLEQRSSWLQEMLAPLQGEGLAVQQDVRWGKRLHETVLEVAEQLQPDLVLKSAAHNNLLRRLLLTDSCWQLMRHCPFPLWLVHHAQWRGNNLCTAVDPLHKDDKPAALDHHLIATSQALATALGMHADLVHCHAPLPRTLLNNAELLATYQQYVNDDAQQHHQAFDDLIRQHGIEPDTAHLLEGAPENMLPRFVRQHEIDLLVMGAIARGRLDTILIGHTAERLLESVDCDLLVVKLPVEK; the protein is encoded by the coding sequence ATGAAACTCGAAACGTTACTGGTCGTGATCGACCCCAGCCAACCCAGCCACCCGGCTCTGGAGCGTGCCGCCTGGCTGGCCCGGCGCAGCCAGGCGAGCCTGCACGTACTGCTGGTCGAGTATAGCGCCGCGCTGGATGGCAGCGCCCTGGAACAGAGCCTGCAGAACAGAGCCAGGGACGCCCTGCTCGAGCAACGCAGCAGCTGGCTGCAGGAGATGCTGGCGCCGCTGCAAGGCGAAGGGCTGGCTGTGCAGCAGGACGTTCGCTGGGGCAAGCGCCTGCATGAAACGGTGCTGGAGGTGGCCGAACAGCTGCAACCGGATCTGGTGCTCAAGTCCGCCGCCCACAACAACCTGCTGCGCCGCCTGCTGCTCACCGACAGCTGCTGGCAACTGATGCGCCACTGCCCTTTCCCGCTGTGGTTGGTGCACCACGCGCAGTGGCGCGGCAACAACCTGTGCACCGCCGTCGACCCGCTGCACAAGGACGACAAACCTGCCGCCCTGGATCACCACCTGATCGCCACCAGCCAGGCGCTGGCCACTGCCCTGGGCATGCATGCCGATCTCGTGCATTGCCACGCGCCGCTGCCGCGCACCCTGCTCAACAATGCAGAGCTGCTGGCCACCTATCAGCAATACGTCAACGATGATGCGCAGCAGCATCACCAGGCCTTCGACGACCTGATTCGTCAGCACGGGATCGAGCCGGACACCGCTCACCTGCTCGAAGGTGCGCCGGAGAACATGCTGCCGCGCTTCGTGCGCCAGCACGAAATCGACCTGCTGGTGATGGGCGCCATCGCCCGCGGCCGACTGGACACCATCCTTATCGGCCACACCGCCGAGCGCCTGCTCGAGTCGGTGGACTGCGACCTGCTGGTGGTCAAGTTACCGGTGGAAAAGTAG
- a CDS encoding tetratricopeptide repeat protein, whose translation MRILLLLCCVLVVGGCTRMSLDHHLNKAYQAYDRGDCEDALLYLSQAERSSRSRSYIQPEISLLRGQCLERQNLYLDAAQTYQFIIGRYPTSEYAFRARARLETLRQLGHQGVSEPAKVSPAGTL comes from the coding sequence ATGCGTATTCTGTTGCTGCTGTGCTGTGTGCTGGTCGTTGGCGGGTGCACCCGCATGTCGCTCGATCATCATCTGAACAAGGCCTATCAGGCCTATGACCGGGGCGATTGCGAAGACGCCCTGCTGTATCTGTCCCAGGCCGAGCGCTCGAGTCGCTCGCGCAGCTATATACAGCCGGAGATTTCCCTGCTGCGCGGCCAATGCCTGGAGCGGCAGAATCTGTACCTCGATGCGGCGCAGACCTACCAGTTCATCATCGGCCGTTACCCCACCAGCGAATACGCGTTCCGTGCCCGCGCGCGGCTGGAAACCCTGCGCCAGCTCGGCCATCAGGGAGTCTCGGAGCCCGCCAAGGTATCGCCTGCCGGCACGCTTTGA